The Peribacillus simplex genome contains a region encoding:
- the prmA gene encoding 50S ribosomal protein L11 methyltransferase, whose protein sequence is MKWSEFAIQTTNEAVEPVSNILHEAGASGVVIEDPLELVKERENVFGEIYHLNPDDYPNEGVVIKAYLPVNSFLGDTIDAIKESINNLLLFDIDLGKNVVSISEVNEEEWATAWKKYYNPVKISERFTIVPTWEDYTPVSSDELIIELDPGMAFGTGTHPTTVMCIQALERTVQPGDLVVDVGTGSGVLSIAAALLDAKRIQSLDLDEVAVQSAKQNVELNNVQDKVSVSQGNLLDGVNEQADIVVANILAEVIMRFTDDVAKVVKPGGYFIASGIIQTKKQDVKEAIMASGFTVEETILMEDWVAIIAKRND, encoded by the coding sequence ATGAAGTGGTCTGAATTTGCAATCCAAACAACGAATGAAGCGGTTGAACCTGTTTCGAATATTCTTCATGAGGCAGGTGCGAGTGGTGTTGTCATTGAGGATCCTCTAGAATTAGTCAAGGAACGAGAAAATGTTTTTGGCGAAATCTACCACTTAAACCCAGATGATTATCCGAATGAAGGTGTAGTCATTAAGGCTTATCTGCCTGTTAACAGCTTCCTTGGCGATACCATTGATGCTATTAAGGAATCAATCAATAATCTCCTTCTTTTTGATATAGACCTTGGGAAAAATGTTGTTTCAATCAGTGAAGTGAATGAGGAAGAATGGGCGACGGCTTGGAAAAAATATTATAACCCCGTCAAGATATCCGAACGTTTTACCATCGTGCCAACATGGGAAGACTACACTCCAGTAAGCAGTGACGAATTGATCATTGAACTTGATCCAGGCATGGCTTTCGGAACGGGTACACACCCGACGACGGTCATGTGCATCCAAGCGCTGGAGCGTACGGTACAGCCTGGCGATTTAGTCGTTGATGTAGGAACTGGTTCTGGTGTTCTGAGTATTGCAGCTGCATTATTGGACGCTAAACGAATCCAGTCCCTGGATTTGGATGAAGTGGCAGTACAGTCAGCCAAACAAAATGTGGAACTAAATAACGTTCAGGATAAAGTGTCCGTCTCACAAGGCAATTTACTGGATGGTGTAAATGAACAAGCGGATATCGTCGTGGCTAATATTCTTGCCGAAGTGATCATGCGTTTTACGGATGATGTAGCGAAAGTGGTTAAACCTGGCGGATATTTCATCGCTTCCGGAATCATTCAAACTAAGAAACAAGATGTGAAGGAAGCGATTATGGCATCTGGATTCACCGTTGAGGAAACGATCTTGATGGAAGATTGGGTGGCAATAATCGCGAAAAGAAATGATTAA
- a CDS encoding 16S rRNA (uracil(1498)-N(3))-methyltransferase produces the protein MQRYFLNEADINGNTVKISGDDFHHIARVMRMGPGERIITVKDNGMTAIAEISEITDDAVIGTVTEWKNEEKELPVRVVIASGLPKGDKLEYIVQKGTELGAVEFIPFIAARSVVKWDHKKVGKKLERLQKISKEAAEQSHRTVIPAIKEPMTAEQLAGYATGFDHKLIAFEEEAKRGETSVLASVLKDITAGQSILFVFGPEGGLADKEIEKLTDAGFMACGLGPRILRTETAPLYALSAVSYHVELLR, from the coding sequence GTGCAACGGTATTTTCTTAACGAAGCAGACATCAATGGAAACACGGTGAAGATATCAGGCGATGATTTTCACCATATCGCCAGGGTGATGAGAATGGGACCAGGGGAACGGATCATCACGGTGAAAGATAATGGCATGACAGCTATCGCGGAAATTTCGGAAATAACTGATGATGCTGTTATAGGGACCGTTACCGAATGGAAGAATGAAGAAAAGGAACTTCCTGTAAGGGTTGTGATAGCGAGCGGTCTGCCTAAAGGGGATAAGTTGGAATATATCGTTCAAAAGGGTACTGAACTGGGTGCCGTTGAATTTATCCCTTTTATTGCTGCTCGTTCGGTGGTAAAATGGGACCACAAAAAGGTAGGCAAGAAATTGGAGAGACTCCAGAAGATTTCAAAAGAGGCGGCTGAGCAATCCCACCGCACGGTTATCCCTGCCATCAAGGAACCGATGACGGCAGAACAGCTAGCTGGGTATGCAACTGGTTTCGATCATAAATTAATCGCTTTTGAAGAAGAGGCGAAACGGGGGGAAACTTCTGTACTCGCTTCTGTCTTGAAAGATATTACCGCTGGGCAATCCATCCTATTCGTATTTGGGCCTGAAGGTGGTTTAGCAGATAAGGAAATTGAAAAACTGACTGATGCCGGTTTTATGGCTTGCGGTCTTGGACCAAGAATATTAAGAACTGAAACAGCACCTTTATATGCACTTTCCGCTGTTTCTTATCATGTAGAACTTTTGAGGTGA
- the dnaJ gene encoding molecular chaperone DnaJ, protein MSKRDYYEVLGLSKSASKDEIKKAYRKLSKQYHPDINKADDAADKFKEIKEAYEVLSDEQKKAHYDQFGHTDPNQGFGGQDFGGFGGFEDIFSSFFGGGGRRRDPNAPRQGADLQYTMTLSFEEAAFGKDTEIEIPREENCDTCKGSGAKPGTKVENCSHCQGTGQLNVEQNTAFGRIVNRRACHHCQGTGKIIPNKCSTCGGDGKVQKRKKIQVKVPAGIDDGQQLRVTGQGEPGINGGPAGDLYVVFHVRSHEFFERDGDDIYCEMPVTFAQAALGDEIEVPTLHGKVKLKIPAGTQTSTRFRLKGKGVPNVRGYGQGDQHVVVLVVTPKKLTEKQKDLLREFSDISGQGVDEQDDGFFSKVKRAFKDR, encoded by the coding sequence ATGAGTAAACGCGATTATTATGAGGTGTTAGGCCTTTCGAAGAGTGCTTCGAAGGATGAAATCAAAAAAGCGTATCGAAAGCTCTCCAAACAATATCACCCTGATATTAATAAAGCGGACGATGCTGCGGATAAATTCAAGGAAATCAAGGAAGCTTACGAAGTATTGAGTGACGAACAGAAAAAGGCCCATTATGACCAGTTCGGACACACAGATCCAAATCAAGGCTTTGGCGGTCAGGACTTTGGCGGTTTCGGCGGTTTTGAAGATATTTTCAGTAGCTTTTTTGGTGGCGGCGGACGCAGGAGAGATCCTAATGCACCGCGTCAAGGGGCGGATTTACAGTATACGATGACACTTTCTTTTGAAGAGGCTGCATTCGGAAAAGATACTGAAATCGAAATTCCGCGTGAAGAGAATTGTGATACTTGTAAAGGATCCGGTGCCAAACCAGGTACAAAAGTGGAAAATTGTTCACATTGCCAAGGAACCGGTCAATTGAATGTTGAACAAAACACAGCGTTCGGAAGGATTGTGAACCGGAGAGCATGTCACCATTGTCAAGGAACAGGAAAAATCATTCCGAATAAATGTTCAACATGCGGCGGTGACGGAAAAGTCCAAAAACGTAAAAAGATCCAAGTCAAGGTGCCAGCAGGAATTGATGATGGCCAGCAATTGCGTGTAACCGGCCAAGGAGAGCCAGGAATCAATGGCGGTCCGGCAGGAGACCTATATGTAGTCTTCCATGTGCGCAGCCATGAATTCTTTGAGCGGGATGGCGATGATATTTATTGTGAAATGCCGGTTACTTTTGCCCAGGCAGCATTAGGCGATGAAATTGAAGTTCCGACGCTTCATGGAAAAGTGAAGCTGAAGATTCCTGCCGGTACACAAACAAGCACACGTTTCCGTTTAAAAGGCAAAGGGGTTCCGAATGTCAGAGGATATGGCCAAGGAGATCAGCATGTGGTCGTATTAGTGGTCACGCCTAAGAAATTAACGGAAAAACAAAAGGACCTGCTTCGTGAGTTCAGCGATATCAGCGGGCAAGGTGTAGATGAACAAGATGATGGCTTTTTCTCAAAAGTAAAGCGTGCTTTTAAAGATAGGTGA
- the mtaB gene encoding tRNA (N(6)-L-threonylcarbamoyladenosine(37)-C(2))-methylthiotransferase MtaB produces MATVAFHTLGCKVNHYETEAIWQLFKTGGYDRVEFENASDVYVINTCTVTNTGDKKSRQVIRRAIRKNPNAVIAVTGCYAQTSPAEIMAIPGVDIVVGTQDRVKLLDYIEQFKVEREPINAVGNIMKNRVYEELDVPAFTDRTRASLKIQEGCNNFCTFCIIPWARGLMRSRDPKEVIHQAEQLVEAGYKELVLTGIHTGGYGDDLKDYNLAMLLRDLEKVDGLKRIRISSIEASQITDEIIEVLTNSKKVVRHLHIPIQSGSDTVLKRMRRKYTMDFFGDRIEKLKIALPGLAVTSDVIVGFPGETEEEFMETYNFIEKYKFSELHVFPYSKRTGTPAARMEDQVDEDIKNERVHRLITLSDQLAKEYASRFEGEVLEVIPETKLENGLYEGYSDNYMKIVFSASDEMVGEIVKVKITKSGYPFSEGQFVTVVKDFPLQQASNI; encoded by the coding sequence ATGGCAACGGTCGCTTTCCATACATTAGGCTGTAAAGTGAATCATTATGAAACAGAGGCTATATGGCAATTATTCAAAACTGGGGGATATGATCGTGTTGAGTTTGAAAATGCATCAGATGTATATGTCATCAACACATGCACGGTGACAAACACTGGCGACAAGAAAAGCCGTCAGGTCATCCGTCGTGCCATTCGTAAGAACCCGAATGCCGTCATAGCGGTAACGGGATGTTACGCACAGACATCGCCGGCAGAAATCATGGCCATACCAGGTGTGGATATTGTTGTAGGAACACAAGACAGGGTTAAACTCCTTGATTACATTGAGCAATTCAAGGTGGAACGTGAACCAATCAATGCAGTAGGAAATATCATGAAAAACCGTGTCTACGAAGAGTTGGATGTACCTGCTTTTACAGACCGTACACGCGCTTCACTTAAGATTCAGGAAGGTTGCAATAATTTCTGCACTTTTTGCATCATCCCTTGGGCTCGTGGCTTGATGCGTTCCCGCGATCCAAAAGAAGTCATTCACCAAGCTGAACAGCTTGTCGAGGCAGGCTATAAAGAGCTAGTCCTCACCGGAATTCATACTGGCGGCTACGGAGACGATTTAAAAGACTATAATTTGGCGATGCTGCTGCGGGACTTGGAAAAAGTCGATGGGCTGAAGCGTATCCGCATTTCATCCATTGAAGCCAGCCAAATTACAGATGAAATCATTGAAGTGCTGACGAATTCAAAAAAAGTGGTACGTCATTTGCATATACCAATCCAATCGGGTTCCGATACAGTTCTAAAACGGATGAGACGTAAATATACGATGGATTTCTTCGGTGATCGAATCGAAAAGTTGAAAATTGCACTTCCGGGTCTTGCTGTTACCTCTGATGTCATCGTAGGTTTCCCAGGTGAAACCGAAGAAGAATTCATGGAGACATATAACTTTATAGAAAAATATAAATTCTCCGAACTTCATGTTTTCCCTTATTCAAAACGGACAGGGACTCCGGCTGCCCGTATGGAAGATCAAGTGGATGAAGATATCAAAAATGAACGTGTCCACCGCCTTATCACGTTGTCGGATCAGCTGGCAAAAGAGTATGCCTCCCGATTCGAGGGGGAAGTTCTGGAAGTCATTCCTGAAACGAAGTTGGAAAATGGCCTTTATGAGGGCTACTCCGATAATTACATGAAAATCGTCTTTTCTGCTTCGGATGAAATGGTCGGTGAAATCGTCAAAGTGAAGATCACAAAGTCTGGCTATCCATTTAGTGAAGGTCAGTTCGTGACGGTCGTGAAGGATTTTCCGTTACAACAAGCATCCAATATCTAA